A single genomic interval of Plantibacter sp. Leaf314 harbors:
- a CDS encoding type III polyketide synthase encodes MTVSVRAIGVAVPQTILHQDEIRDVFRDQPGRTRLAQRLIGAAFDASAIDTRHTVIDAFDDEVPTTTAAFYDAEQRLVRSPPTGLRNDAYIEHAPPLLLEAARRALDEAPGLTAADVTHVVTASCTGFFAPGPEYLLVRDLGLDPGTERYHLGFQGCFAAFPALRAAAAFCAAEPDAVVLVVCIELCSIHLRSSDDPDVILGSSVFADGAAAAVVTGRDTGSSAPVFEFDGWSTALVPDGETEMAWTIGDHGFEMVLSGAVPKLIGEHLEIALRPLLAAADDAEVSSIDRWAIHPGGRSILDRVQRGFALDDELLEPSRAVLRDFGNMSSATVLFILKRLLDGAGPEVDERVCALAFGPGLTIESALLRLRAGGA; translated from the coding sequence ATGACCGTCTCCGTGAGGGCGATCGGCGTGGCCGTTCCTCAGACCATCCTCCATCAAGACGAGATCAGAGACGTCTTCCGTGATCAGCCGGGCAGGACGCGCCTCGCACAACGACTGATCGGCGCCGCCTTCGACGCCTCCGCGATCGATACGAGGCACACGGTGATCGACGCGTTCGACGACGAGGTCCCGACGACCACGGCCGCGTTCTACGACGCGGAACAACGGCTGGTCCGCTCACCCCCGACCGGCCTCCGGAACGACGCCTACATCGAGCACGCTCCCCCGCTCCTCCTGGAAGCGGCGAGGCGAGCGCTCGATGAGGCGCCCGGCCTGACGGCGGCCGACGTGACCCACGTCGTGACCGCGTCCTGTACCGGGTTCTTCGCCCCGGGACCGGAGTACCTCCTCGTCCGCGACCTCGGCCTCGATCCGGGCACCGAGCGCTACCACCTGGGCTTCCAAGGGTGTTTCGCCGCGTTCCCCGCCCTCCGCGCCGCCGCGGCGTTCTGCGCCGCCGAGCCGGACGCCGTCGTGCTGGTGGTGTGCATCGAGCTCTGCTCCATCCATCTCCGTTCCTCAGACGACCCCGACGTGATCCTCGGATCCTCGGTCTTCGCCGATGGAGCCGCCGCAGCCGTCGTCACCGGACGGGACACCGGCTCGTCGGCGCCCGTCTTCGAGTTCGACGGATGGTCCACGGCACTCGTCCCCGACGGCGAGACGGAGATGGCCTGGACGATCGGCGACCACGGATTCGAGATGGTCCTGAGCGGAGCCGTCCCGAAACTCATCGGCGAGCACCTCGAGATCGCGCTGCGCCCACTCCTCGCGGCGGCGGACGACGCCGAGGTGTCATCGATCGACCGGTGGGCGATCCACCCCGGTGGTCGGAGCATCCTCGACCGCGTCCAGCGGGGCTTCGCCCTCGACGACGAGCTGCTGGAACCGTCGCGGGCGGTGCTGCGCGACTTCGGCAACATGTCGAGCGCCACCGTCCTGTTCATCCTGAAGCGCCTCCTCGACGGCGCGGGCCCCGAGGTCGATGAACGGGTTTGTGCGCTGGCGTTCGGTCCCGGCTTGACGATCGAGAGCGCGCTGCTCCGGCTCCGCGCCGGCGGAGCCTGA
- a CDS encoding methyltransferase domain-containing protein produces the protein MRVDLTRRATELVELMDDPECDPVLLDATYARFATVNRLVSGWRSLYRSHIRPRLDPSRTTSIVDIGFGGGDVPTAIASWARADGLPVQVTAIDPDERSVDFARRRYAEGPVDFRSAHSSDLVARGDEVDIVLSNHVLHHLDPAQLAGLLSDSASIARRLVLHSDLERDRLAYAAYGLVTLPGRRRSFLHVDGLRSIRRSYRQQELQEVVPDGWLVERRLPMRLLLSRRFDATTDGRR, from the coding sequence ATGCGGGTCGATCTCACGCGGCGTGCGACGGAGCTCGTCGAGCTCATGGACGACCCCGAGTGCGACCCGGTGCTGCTCGACGCGACCTATGCCCGGTTCGCGACGGTGAACAGGCTCGTCTCGGGGTGGCGCAGTCTCTACCGTTCGCACATCCGGCCTCGTCTGGACCCGTCGCGCACGACGTCGATCGTCGACATCGGGTTCGGCGGCGGTGACGTCCCGACGGCCATCGCCTCCTGGGCACGAGCCGACGGCCTGCCGGTCCAGGTGACGGCGATCGACCCCGATGAGCGTTCGGTCGACTTCGCCCGCCGCCGGTACGCGGAGGGACCGGTCGACTTCCGCTCGGCGCACAGCAGCGACCTGGTCGCCCGGGGCGATGAGGTCGACATCGTGCTGTCCAACCATGTCCTGCACCACCTCGACCCGGCCCAGCTGGCCGGTCTCCTGTCCGACAGCGCCTCCATCGCCCGAAGGCTCGTGCTGCACAGCGACCTGGAGCGGGACCGGCTGGCGTACGCCGCGTACGGGCTCGTCACCCTGCCGGGACGGCGGCGCTCCTTCCTCCACGTCGACGGGCTCCGCTCCATCCGCCGCAGCTACCGGCAACAGGAACTCCAGGAGGTCGTCCCCGACGGATGGCTCGTCGAGCGTCGACTCCCCATGCGGCTGCTGCTGTCGAGGCGCTTCGACGCGACGACCGACGGACGCCGATGA
- a CDS encoding NAD(P)/FAD-dependent oxidoreductase: MTGVLVIGGGPVGLVAAILLAQDGVDVTVWERRVDPPSGTRAIGIHPPSLELFDDLGVLDDIRVDAVRIDQGEAWSGGRRLGTVVFRDRPVAHPYVAALEQWRTERILRARLESIAPGSLSTGTACTSVRSVGDEVVVEGTDASGPVSARATMVIVAAGGRAGFPGAENPGPVHRYRDRYLMGDVADRSGAGPIARVHLHRDGVVESFPLPRGMRRYVVHTGYTSPRDEASLQPSADDLATLVADRTGEEADAATNTMLSAFGVRSRRRSRVVDGRIVHVGDAAHEISPIGGQGMNLGWADARVFAPLVARAVTGRGTLEREFAAAAEQQRRAVRRASWQAALNMRLGRPIPTALVGVRDLGLRAALSGPLMPVLADAYTMRWLR, translated from the coding sequence ATGACCGGGGTGCTCGTCATCGGCGGCGGACCGGTCGGACTGGTGGCGGCGATCCTGCTCGCCCAGGACGGCGTCGACGTCACGGTCTGGGAGCGACGGGTGGACCCTCCGTCGGGAACGCGGGCGATCGGGATCCACCCGCCCTCCCTCGAGCTGTTCGACGACCTCGGCGTCCTCGACGACATCCGCGTCGACGCCGTCCGAATCGACCAGGGTGAGGCGTGGAGCGGCGGTCGGCGACTCGGCACCGTCGTGTTCCGTGATCGTCCGGTCGCCCACCCGTATGTCGCCGCGCTCGAGCAGTGGCGGACCGAGCGGATCCTCCGTGCGCGCCTGGAGTCCATCGCCCCGGGGTCCTTGTCGACGGGGACCGCGTGCACGAGCGTCCGCTCCGTCGGGGACGAGGTCGTCGTCGAAGGGACCGACGCCTCCGGCCCCGTGAGCGCTCGTGCAACCATGGTCATCGTCGCAGCCGGTGGGCGAGCCGGGTTCCCCGGAGCCGAGAATCCCGGGCCGGTCCACCGCTACCGCGACCGCTATCTCATGGGCGACGTCGCGGACCGGAGTGGCGCCGGGCCCATCGCGCGGGTCCACCTGCATCGTGACGGCGTCGTCGAGTCGTTCCCACTCCCCCGCGGCATGCGCCGGTACGTCGTCCACACCGGGTACACCTCCCCTCGTGACGAGGCCAGCCTGCAGCCGAGTGCCGACGACCTCGCGACCCTCGTCGCGGATCGCACCGGCGAGGAGGCCGATGCGGCGACGAACACCATGCTCAGCGCGTTCGGGGTGCGGAGTCGTCGTCGGAGCCGTGTGGTCGACGGACGGATCGTCCACGTGGGCGACGCCGCGCACGAGATCAGCCCGATCGGCGGCCAGGGCATGAATCTCGGCTGGGCGGACGCCCGCGTGTTCGCGCCGCTGGTCGCGCGCGCGGTCACCGGGCGAGGGACGCTCGAGCGCGAGTTCGCGGCCGCCGCCGAACAGCAGCGGCGCGCGGTCAGACGTGCCTCCTGGCAGGCGGCGCTCAACATGCGCTTGGGTCGCCCGATCCCCACCGCACTGGTGGGCGTCCGCGATCTCGGCCTGCGGGCCGCCCTCAGCGGCCCACTGATGCCGGTGCTCGCCGACGCCTACACGATGCGCTGGTTGCGCTGA
- a CDS encoding DHA2 family efflux MFS transporter permease subunit yields MTTDTVPNPTGSVPTSGKSSADRLPPGSKLLIGLLLVSAFVVILNETIMSVALPRLMEDLDITASSAQWLTTGFMLTMAVVIPATGFLLERFSLRAMFITAMVLFSLGTLIAALSPGFGTLLLGRVVQASGTAIMMPLLMTTVLNIVPVSARGRTMGAISIVISVAPAVGPTVSGLILSVLDWRWMFWIVLPIAVASLILGALLVRNVTEPRKVRFDALSLVLSALAFGGLIFGLSSIGESAEGHALMPVWIPLAVGVLALLAFVLRQRGLVRENRPFMDLRTFANRSFTVSIILVVIVMMALFGSLIILPIYLQSVLQVDTLTTGLMLLPGGLTMAALAPLVGSLFDRFGPRPLVIPGAFAVSAALWLLTMLGVDSAIVMIIAVHMLLSAGLAFMFTPLLTSALGSLRAELYPHGSAIVGTVQQLAGAAGTAVFITMMSTTAAARAAAGSSAVDATAAGVQAAFLCGAVLSLLAVGASFLIRRTDQTPSGVHVGH; encoded by the coding sequence ATGACGACTGACACCGTGCCCAATCCGACAGGTTCGGTCCCGACCTCCGGGAAGTCCTCGGCAGATCGCCTCCCGCCCGGGTCGAAGCTCCTCATCGGACTGCTGCTCGTGTCGGCGTTCGTCGTGATCCTCAACGAGACGATCATGAGCGTCGCCCTGCCGCGGCTCATGGAGGACCTCGACATCACGGCGAGTTCGGCGCAGTGGCTGACGACCGGCTTCATGCTCACGATGGCCGTGGTCATCCCCGCCACCGGGTTCCTGTTGGAGCGGTTCTCCCTCCGCGCCATGTTCATCACGGCGATGGTCCTCTTCAGCCTCGGCACGCTCATCGCCGCGCTGTCACCCGGCTTCGGCACCCTGCTGCTCGGCCGCGTGGTGCAGGCCAGCGGAACCGCCATCATGATGCCGCTGCTGATGACGACGGTGCTGAACATCGTGCCGGTCTCGGCTCGCGGTCGGACGATGGGCGCGATCTCGATCGTCATCTCGGTCGCCCCGGCGGTCGGACCCACGGTGTCGGGCCTGATCCTGAGCGTGCTCGACTGGCGATGGATGTTCTGGATCGTGCTCCCGATCGCCGTGGCCTCGCTGATCCTCGGCGCCCTGCTGGTGCGCAACGTGACCGAGCCGAGGAAGGTCCGGTTCGACGCGCTCTCGCTCGTGCTCTCCGCGCTCGCCTTCGGTGGCCTCATCTTCGGGCTGAGCAGTATCGGGGAGTCGGCGGAGGGCCATGCGCTCATGCCGGTGTGGATCCCGCTGGCCGTCGGCGTCCTCGCGCTCCTGGCGTTCGTATTGCGTCAGCGCGGACTCGTCCGTGAGAACCGGCCGTTCATGGATCTGCGCACCTTCGCGAACCGCTCGTTCACCGTGTCGATCATCCTCGTCGTGATCGTCATGATGGCGCTGTTCGGATCGTTGATCATCCTGCCCATCTACCTGCAGAGCGTCCTGCAGGTCGACACGTTGACCACGGGACTCATGCTGCTCCCCGGCGGGCTGACCATGGCCGCGCTCGCGCCGCTCGTAGGGTCGTTGTTCGACCGCTTCGGGCCGCGTCCGCTGGTGATCCCCGGCGCCTTCGCCGTGAGCGCCGCCCTCTGGCTCCTGACGATGCTCGGCGTCGACAGCGCCATCGTGATGATCATCGCCGTCCACATGCTCCTGAGCGCGGGTCTCGCGTTCATGTTCACGCCGCTCCTGACCTCGGCCCTCGGCTCCCTTCGAGCCGAGCTCTACCCCCACGGCAGCGCGATCGTCGGCACGGTCCAGCAGCTCGCCGGCGCCGCAGGGACGGCGGTGTTCATCACGATGATGTCCACGACGGCTGCCGCTCGCGCGGCGGCCGGGAGTTCCGCGGTCGACGCGACGGCAGCGGGCGTGCAGGCGGCGTTCCTGTGCGGCGCCGTCCTCTCGCTGCTCGCGGTGGGCGCGTCGTTCCTCATCCGCCGGACCGACCAGACGCCCTCGGGCGTGCACGTCGGTCACTGA
- a CDS encoding aldo/keto reductase gives MTVPTITLNDGHTIPQLGFGVFLVDPQEAERIVSDALEVGYRHIDTAAIYKNEEGVGAAIAKSGIPRDELFITTKLWNDRHQKASAHAAIDESLDKLGLDHVDLYLTHWPTPGKDDYLEAWLALEEIKAAGKTRSIGVSNHQVEHLEKLLANSDTVPAVNQIELHPAFAQRELRTFGAEHGIHIESWGPLGQGKYDLFGEQSVAAAAEAHGVTPAQVVIRWHLQNGLIVFPKSNSRERIAQNFDVFGFELSADEIAAIDALDSGKRVGSHPDEVN, from the coding sequence ATGACTGTTCCCACCATCACGCTCAATGACGGCCACACCATCCCCCAGCTCGGTTTCGGCGTCTTCCTCGTCGACCCGCAGGAGGCGGAGCGCATCGTCTCCGATGCACTCGAGGTCGGCTACCGCCACATCGACACCGCCGCGATCTACAAGAACGAGGAGGGCGTCGGCGCCGCCATCGCCAAGTCCGGCATCCCCCGCGACGAACTCTTCATCACCACGAAGCTCTGGAACGACCGTCACCAGAAGGCGTCCGCGCACGCGGCGATCGACGAGAGCCTCGACAAGCTCGGTCTCGACCACGTCGACCTCTACCTCACCCACTGGCCCACGCCCGGCAAGGACGACTACCTCGAGGCGTGGTTGGCGCTGGAGGAGATCAAGGCCGCCGGCAAGACGCGCTCGATCGGCGTCTCGAACCACCAGGTCGAGCACCTCGAGAAGCTCCTCGCCAACTCCGACACCGTCCCGGCGGTCAACCAGATCGAGTTGCACCCGGCTTTCGCGCAGCGCGAGCTGCGGACGTTCGGCGCTGAGCACGGGATCCACATCGAGTCGTGGGGGCCCCTCGGTCAGGGCAAGTACGACCTCTTCGGTGAGCAGTCGGTCGCGGCTGCTGCCGAGGCCCACGGTGTGACGCCCGCACAGGTCGTCATCCGCTGGCACCTCCAGAACGGCCTGATCGTCTTCCCGAAGTCGAACTCGCGCGAGCGCATCGCGCAGAACTTCGACGTGTTCGGCTTCGAACTGTCGGCCGACGAGATCGCCGCGATCGACGCCCTCGACTCGGGGAAGCGCGTCGGCAGCCACCCGGACGAGGTGAACTGA